One stretch of Aquimarina sp. Aq107 DNA includes these proteins:
- a CDS encoding polysaccharide biosynthesis/export family protein yields MHSIKFLLLLVVSSFIFSCKTPTDVVYFQESKDLEKIKSTNSFTPVFKVDDVVSILVSATDMDAARPFNLMQGASLPSPSGDNAGSSTGSGGVEPTYLIDEEGNIDFPVLGKLKISGLTRVEIKDMIKEKLKIYIKDPIVNVRLKNFKITVIGEVGRPGSFTIPNERVTIIEAIGLAGDLTIMGKRGNVMVIRENDGVNTYHKVDLTSKSIFDSPVYYLAQNDVLYVEPNDARIKSSKGQDRTVGVVLSVISVGLAALALILR; encoded by the coding sequence ATGCATTCAATCAAGTTTTTACTTTTATTAGTAGTATCATCATTTATTTTTTCTTGCAAAACACCTACTGATGTTGTTTATTTTCAAGAATCTAAAGATTTAGAAAAAATTAAATCTACAAATTCATTTACACCAGTTTTTAAGGTGGATGACGTAGTGAGTATTTTAGTTTCTGCAACCGATATGGATGCTGCAAGACCTTTTAATTTAATGCAAGGAGCTAGTTTACCTTCTCCTTCTGGTGATAATGCAGGATCATCTACTGGAAGTGGAGGAGTAGAACCTACATACCTTATTGATGAAGAAGGAAATATTGATTTCCCGGTACTAGGGAAATTAAAAATTTCTGGCTTAACTAGAGTTGAGATTAAGGATATGATAAAGGAGAAGCTAAAAATATATATAAAAGATCCTATAGTAAATGTTAGACTTAAAAACTTTAAAATTACTGTTATAGGAGAAGTTGGTCGACCTGGTTCTTTTACAATTCCTAACGAAAGAGTTACTATTATTGAAGCAATCGGTTTAGCAGGCGACTTAACTATTATGGGAAAAAGAGGTAATGTTATGGTGATTCGAGAAAATGACGGAGTTAATACCTATCATAAGGTAGATCTTACTTCTAAATCTATTTTTGATTCTCCAGTTTATTATTTGGCTCAAAATGATGTATTATATGTCGAACCTAATGATGCTAGAATAAAGAGTTCTAAAGGACAAGATAGAACAGTTGGAGTTGTTTTGAGTGTAATTAGTGTAGGTTTAGCTGCATTAGCACTTATTTTAAGATAA
- a CDS encoding nucleoside-diphosphate sugar epimerase/dehydratase, producing MIKDYIINNSHKHASKWLVLSIDIAITIFNFFLAYVVRFGITFDFDLTNFIYQVPVMTALAGISFLLIGSYKGVVRHTGMRDAYNLFLAVTVLISLSGALMVSSRLSLMPELLNIPVSIICVHYLLNIITLTTSRLIFKYCYLYVKSKLGDSSRVMIYGAGDSGLITLAAITNDSHKSVTVVGFIDDNPQKVGKTINGIKVYRSEAITQSYITKHNITEIVVSIPHIDKHRLSKISDNLLKLSVKVKIIPAINDWIDGKLNVSQIKQIQIEDLLDRAPIALENQNIKRELDNKVVLITGAAGSIGSEIVRQASFYTYKHLVLVDQAESPLYDLQQELLSKGVTNFTPIVADIRDHQRIETIFDRFKPNMVFHAAAYKHVPLMENNPCEAIKINVLGTRKLADLSSEYGVDKFVFVSTDKAVNPTNVMGATKRVAEMYIKCLHRTSKTKFITTRFGNVLGSNGSVIPLFKKQIDKGGPLTVTHKDVTRFFMTIPEASQLVIEAGTMGNGGEIFIFDMGESVKIFDLAKKMIRLSGLNYPNDIDIEITGLRPGEKLYEELLADTENTLPTYHKKIMISKHDDEDCPLIMDKIDDLCIMNLFNQDHKIVGKLKEIVPEFISKNSTFESIDIENNETNNKVQKVLV from the coding sequence ATGATTAAGGATTACATAATTAATAACTCGCATAAACATGCATCGAAATGGCTTGTATTATCTATTGATATTGCAATCACTATTTTCAATTTCTTTTTGGCATATGTAGTTAGATTTGGGATTACATTTGATTTTGATCTAACTAATTTCATATATCAAGTTCCGGTTATGACAGCGTTAGCTGGAATTAGCTTCTTACTAATTGGATCGTATAAAGGTGTTGTAAGGCACACTGGGATGAGGGATGCTTATAATCTGTTCTTAGCTGTTACCGTATTAATTTCGTTAAGTGGTGCGTTAATGGTTTCTAGTAGATTATCATTGATGCCAGAGCTTTTAAATATACCGGTATCAATTATATGTGTGCATTATTTGTTAAATATTATCACCCTTACAACCAGTCGTTTGATATTTAAATATTGTTACTTATATGTGAAATCAAAATTAGGAGATTCTTCAAGAGTAATGATTTATGGAGCTGGTGATTCTGGTTTGATAACATTGGCTGCAATTACAAATGATTCTCATAAATCTGTAACTGTAGTTGGATTTATTGATGACAACCCGCAAAAAGTTGGAAAAACAATTAATGGAATAAAAGTATATCGTTCTGAGGCAATTACTCAAAGTTATATTACAAAACATAATATAACGGAAATAGTTGTTTCAATTCCTCATATAGACAAGCATCGTTTATCTAAAATATCAGATAATTTGCTAAAGCTATCTGTGAAAGTTAAGATTATACCTGCAATAAACGATTGGATTGATGGTAAACTAAATGTTTCTCAAATAAAACAGATACAAATTGAAGATTTATTGGATAGAGCTCCAATCGCTTTAGAAAATCAAAATATTAAGAGAGAACTTGATAATAAAGTTGTTTTAATAACTGGTGCTGCGGGATCTATTGGTAGTGAGATTGTTAGGCAAGCTTCATTCTATACCTATAAACATTTGGTATTAGTTGATCAAGCAGAATCACCATTGTATGATCTTCAACAGGAATTGTTAAGTAAAGGTGTTACTAATTTTACGCCAATTGTAGCAGATATAAGAGATCACCAACGTATAGAAACAATATTCGATAGGTTTAAACCAAACATGGTATTCCATGCAGCTGCATATAAGCATGTGCCTCTAATGGAAAATAATCCTTGTGAGGCAATTAAAATTAATGTCTTAGGAACTAGGAAACTAGCTGATCTTTCTTCTGAATATGGAGTAGATAAGTTTGTTTTTGTTTCTACAGATAAAGCTGTTAACCCTACAAACGTAATGGGTGCTACTAAAAGAGTAGCCGAAATGTATATCAAGTGTTTACATAGAACAAGTAAAACTAAATTTATTACCACAAGATTTGGTAATGTTTTAGGTTCTAATGGTTCAGTGATTCCATTGTTTAAAAAACAAATAGATAAAGGAGGACCACTTACAGTAACTCATAAAGATGTTACACGTTTCTTTATGACAATTCCAGAAGCATCTCAGCTTGTAATTGAAGCAGGTACTATGGGGAATGGAGGCGAGATTTTTATCTTTGATATGGGAGAATCTGTAAAAATATTTGATCTAGCTAAAAAAATGATCAGATTATCAGGACTTAATTATCCAAATGATATTGATATTGAGATAACTGGATTAAGACCAGGTGAAAAGTTATACGAAGAACTTTTAGCAGATACAGAAAATACGTTACCTACATATCATAAAAAGATAATGATAAGCAAGCACGATGATGAAGATTGTCCTTTAATAATGGATAAGATTGATGATTTATGTATTATGAATTTATTTAATCAAGATCATAAAATCGTTGGAAAGCTTAAAGAGATTGTTCCTGAGTTCATTTCTAAGAACTCTACTTTCGAAAGTATCGATATCGAAAACAACGAAACTAATAATAAAGTACAAAAAGTATTAGTTTAG
- a CDS encoding DegT/DnrJ/EryC1/StrS aminotransferase family protein produces MNAVESKKIWLSSPHMGGTEQSYVKKAFDTNWVAPLGPNVDGFENDIENYLGESSNVAALSSGTAALHLGLKLLGVTLGDEVLCQSMTFAASANPIVYLGAKPIFIDSEEQTWNICPEQLELAIKDRIAKKGKKPKAIIAVHLYGMPYKVEAIHKIASEYGIPVLEDSAESLGSSYHNIKCGTFGDIAILSFNGNKIITTSGGGALIAKKPELKNKAIFLATQARDNAPHYEHTEIGHNYRMSNIIAGIGRGQMEVLDKHVTNRRSNFNFYKENLVDFEEIKFLEEPSGFYSNRWLSCITTVSYEMREELRLALAKENIESRPLWKPMHLQPVFADCDVYLNGISDDLFDRGLCLPSGSNLEEEDLFRIVSVIKKVLR; encoded by the coding sequence ATGAATGCAGTAGAGTCCAAGAAAATATGGCTTTCTTCACCACATATGGGGGGGACGGAGCAAAGCTATGTAAAAAAGGCGTTTGACACCAATTGGGTAGCCCCTTTAGGTCCAAATGTTGATGGTTTTGAAAACGACATTGAGAATTATCTCGGAGAGAGTAGTAATGTAGCGGCGCTTAGTTCGGGGACAGCAGCACTACATTTAGGACTTAAACTTTTGGGAGTTACTTTAGGAGATGAAGTGTTATGTCAGAGTATGACATTTGCTGCTTCTGCAAATCCAATAGTATATCTTGGTGCAAAACCTATTTTTATTGATAGCGAAGAACAGACTTGGAATATCTGTCCTGAGCAATTGGAATTGGCTATAAAAGATAGAATAGCAAAAAAAGGTAAAAAACCAAAAGCTATTATTGCAGTACATTTATATGGTATGCCATATAAAGTAGAAGCGATACATAAAATAGCTTCGGAATATGGAATTCCTGTTTTGGAAGATAGCGCAGAGTCTTTAGGAAGTTCTTACCACAATATAAAGTGTGGAACTTTTGGAGATATTGCTATTCTCTCATTTAACGGGAATAAAATAATTACCACTTCTGGAGGAGGCGCATTAATAGCAAAAAAACCTGAACTTAAAAACAAAGCAATTTTTCTTGCTACACAAGCAAGAGATAATGCTCCACATTATGAACATACGGAAATCGGCCACAATTATAGAATGAGTAATATCATTGCTGGAATTGGAAGGGGACAGATGGAAGTATTGGACAAACATGTTACTAATAGACGGAGTAATTTTAATTTTTATAAAGAAAACCTAGTTGATTTCGAAGAAATTAAATTTCTAGAAGAACCATCAGGTTTTTATTCTAACAGATGGCTATCCTGTATAACGACTGTTTCTTATGAAATGAGAGAAGAGTTGAGGTTAGCTTTAGCAAAAGAAAATATAGAATCCCGACCACTATGGAAACCCATGCATCTACAACCTGTTTTCGCAGATTGTGATGTCTACCTCAATGGAATTTCTGATGACCTATTTGATCGAGGACTTTGCCTACCCAGCGGGTCTAATCTTGAAGAAGAAGATTTATTTAGAATTGTATCGGTAATTAAAAAAGTATTGAGATGA
- a CDS encoding MBOAT family protein: MLFNSLDFFIFLPVVFIIYWSLFSKNVKLQNCFILMASYVFYGMWDWRFLFLILASTIVDYIVGQFIHKNESNHLKKRWLLVSVIFNICLLGFFKYYNFFIDSWVDFVTIFGYEIQSSWTLKIILPVGISFYTFQTMSYSLDIYYKRLTPTKDFISFATFVSFFPQLVAGPIERASNLLSQITVKRTFNYRQCKEGLKLILWGLFKKVVIADSIAPIVDDIFANYHDYSASTLILGVALFSFQVYGDFSGYSDIAIGTSKLFGIELMSNFKFPNFSRNMAEYWQRWHISLSTWFRHYVYIPLGGSRVSKLKSIRNICIIFLVSGFWHGANWTFIVWGAIHAILYIPVFLMGRNRIYMNNVVAENRWLPSIKEICQMLLTFSLVTFSRVFFRSESITDAFGFLKQLYTNFYFEIYEHPLGYRMIDYFILLVIFIIYEFRIRRDERSPFKFKSKIIRFVVYTIVILGMLLFFDDNIDRSFIYFQF; this comes from the coding sequence ATGTTATTTAATTCTTTAGATTTTTTCATCTTTTTGCCAGTAGTGTTTATTATTTACTGGTCATTATTTAGTAAAAACGTAAAGCTTCAGAATTGTTTTATTCTGATGGCTAGTTATGTGTTCTACGGAATGTGGGATTGGCGTTTCCTATTTCTAATTTTGGCAAGTACAATTGTTGATTACATTGTTGGGCAATTTATTCACAAAAACGAATCTAATCACCTTAAAAAAAGATGGTTATTAGTTAGTGTGATTTTTAATATTTGCCTTTTAGGTTTTTTTAAATATTATAATTTCTTTATCGATTCTTGGGTTGATTTCGTTACTATTTTTGGATATGAGATACAAAGTTCTTGGACTTTAAAAATTATACTTCCGGTAGGAATATCATTCTACACATTCCAGACAATGTCTTATTCGTTAGATATTTATTATAAACGATTAACTCCAACTAAAGATTTTATTTCATTTGCAACGTTTGTTAGTTTTTTCCCTCAACTTGTAGCTGGTCCAATCGAAAGAGCATCCAATTTACTTTCTCAGATTACGGTAAAAAGAACGTTTAATTATAGACAATGCAAAGAAGGATTAAAACTAATTCTCTGGGGACTCTTTAAAAAAGTAGTTATTGCTGATTCCATCGCTCCCATAGTAGATGATATTTTTGCTAATTACCATGATTATTCCGCTTCAACGCTTATACTTGGAGTTGCCTTATTTAGTTTTCAGGTATATGGAGACTTTAGTGGATACTCTGATATTGCGATAGGTACTTCAAAACTATTTGGTATTGAATTAATGTCTAATTTCAAGTTTCCAAACTTTTCTAGAAACATGGCCGAATATTGGCAAAGATGGCATATATCTCTATCCACTTGGTTTAGACATTACGTATATATTCCGCTTGGTGGTAGCAGAGTTAGTAAGCTAAAATCTATAAGAAATATTTGTATCATTTTCTTAGTTAGTGGCTTTTGGCATGGAGCAAATTGGACCTTTATAGTTTGGGGAGCGATTCATGCTATTTTATACATTCCTGTTTTTCTTATGGGACGTAATAGAATATATATGAACAACGTAGTTGCAGAAAATAGATGGCTTCCTTCAATAAAAGAAATATGCCAAATGCTTCTAACCTTCTCTCTTGTAACCTTCTCCAGAGTATTCTTTAGATCCGAATCAATTACGGACGCTTTTGGTTTTCTAAAACAGTTGTATACTAATTTTTATTTTGAAATATATGAACACCCTTTAGGCTATCGTATGATAGATTATTTTATACTTTTAGTAATCTTTATTATATACGAATTTAGAATTAGGAGAGATGAAAGATCTCCATTTAAGTTTAAATCAAAAATTATTCGATTTGTAGTCTATACAATAGTAATTCTTGGAATGCTACTTTTCTTTGATGATAACATAGATAGATCCTTTATTTATTTTCAATTCTAA